CGTTTTGCAATTTGAGTTGCATTGATATAGAGAGAATTTGAGTAGTCGAAAAAAACTTCAATATCGTTGTAAGTCTTTGATATAATATTCAAAGTATTCCTTATTGGATTAGTATTTCTGAATTGGTTGGTTTTGGAAGATGAACCAATTCGGAGGAAATTATATCTAAATACTTAGCATTAAAAGATTTCTATTTATATTTCTTAAAAAGTTCAACAAAATTTGAATGCTCTTTTTCTTTTTTTAAAAGTTCAATAAGTCTAAAAGCCCATTTTGGGATA
This genomic window from Thiovulum sp. ES contains:
- a CDS encoding hypothetical protein (IMG reference gene:2508611015_SP), with the protein product MPKWAFRLIELLKKEKEHSNFVELFKKYK